The nucleotide window atatatttattgatttatttaaaaTACGAAATTAGGGCTCATTCGGATCTAAAGATTGTAATAATTACTTATTTTTACTCATTCATTACAAGTGAGGAAACGATAGCTAAATATATCGAATCGTTTCAATTTGCTAACACAGAAAAAGTTCACTTGCACACCAAAATACATGACTTTTTTCTTTGCGTCTTTTGGTCAAAGATTAGGTTAGGTATTTGGGCATGTAAGTACACTCCAGGATGTCTAAATGATAATTTAAACCATGCGGGGAATGAATGGTATCATCAGTGAATGGTTATACTATGCTtacaaaaaaggagaaaaatgcaacaaaaacacGCAATGTTCGTTTCCATAGTAACGATGCACAGCAAAGGAAACATAGCAAATTTTTAAACTCGGATCCGGTCGACTGAGCGCAGTTTAGGGACTTAACTCACACAAAGGGTCATCTTTGACAACACTTGACCCAGAAATAGGTCAGTCATCTGAGTTAGATCACCGAAGGTGGGTAACATATACTACCTTAGGGGAAATGCCTGTGACCTCTTGACCACTTTGCGTTGACTAGAGGGACTGAGTTAACCAGGATAATCTTCTGAATACATTAACAGGTACGTTATCATTTTAATAATATGACTCGTCCCAAAATAGTTGCATATCTATAAGGTGATGTGGTGAAACTTAAGACGATTATGGCTTACATTTGCTAAACGTCAACTTCGCAGGACAAGTGAGACGGGTGTTTATTTCTCAGATACTTTTCATGCAAAAGAAGTTTGCGGCTGAAATTAACCGTTGATTACATTGTACCTTGAGCCATCTCGCCACATGGATGGATTTACAGGATCTGTCGGTGATACACATATTACCTATGGTTAAAAAAGGGAGGCACATCAATATCCCATATAGGCATTGATTGTTGTTAGTTTCTGCCCCCGTCCCTTTCATAAAGGGCGAGAAGGCTTTTTCTTTCTAAACCTTTTTTACATTCAATACGATTATAGTATCTGTATCGCGACCTTCACACTAAATCTGGCTTACGCTGCAAACGAAATCAAAACCCTTGGATGACTAATGGCCTTCCTAGTTTCAGTGCAAGTTTTAAACGATATCACCTGTAATGGACAGTTCCATTGTCCTTATATATGTAGAATGGAAATTAAAACACGAAATCCCATtagaaaaagaattacagacTTTCGGGTGCAATGTTGTTATCTCTTATGTACGACAGACTTGCTCGCTTTTCTGGCGTCAGGGTTCGATGAACTTTACTGCTATTCCATGCCCAAAGACTACAGCAACCAGGCGAAGGCATCGTCTTTGGATTCAATAACATTGTACTGAACGAGAAACTCTGGCCACCCCAGCTTCACAAATCGAACGGCCATGTACGGGGAAATTTAACTGTGCAGCTAAGACACTTTCGTTCTTCTCCAAAAGATTGGTCGATCCAAAGTTCACCATTCGTCGAATTTCTTTCTAGCATACGAGGGTACGGAAAATAACGACGCGAGGGCCTCGTCAATGACCTGCGATTCTTGTTGCAATATTAACACTGAATGAGTATGAAACCTTACCTTTCTGAAATGTGAATTCTTGGAAAGTTGCAGTTTCGTGACTGAGCGATTCAGATCACCAgtatgcagccattttgaaattttacctCAAATACAAGCagttgacatttgaaaaattgaagacgTGAAACGACAGCATTGGCTCAAGCTGGTATCATTGTTTGGACGCCCTCAATTCtgtattcatatgcaaatccaAGTACTTAACTCTGGTCGACAGCTATCACTTGTTCAAGCGAAAAGGTTGCAACTGCAACTATGGCAAGCGGTAAGATTACTATCCATGTCAGAAATTCTCGCGGCGGGAACGCACTACCATTACAGTGCAACGAAGATGATACAATTAGTGCTCTGGCGGCAAATCTGCAAAAGAACGCCACATTGTTTGATATTCATCCAGACGACATAAAGCTCAATACCCTGGAAATCTACCAAAACCTGCCGAATAACAAGAAGAAAAAGGTGGAGTTCTTTGAGGGAGTAACAACACTCAGCGACCATGGCTATCTCGTTGAATTTGATCATCACCCTCTTGAAAGTAAGTTTGAGCTGGCAAATACTTttaagtattattttatgacaggCAGAGAATAACactgaaaaagaatggttcaaaTAGCGATGAAGGTGGAAATTGACACCTTTATCAATTAAGATGACAGGTACTAATGTCAGATAGTAAAATCAATCACTACTACTATGACAGAAAAAATCGTCTGCAAAACTTTACATTGGTTTGCTGATTCCTCACATTTAAAGCCATCTTGAttttgacctatgacctttaCCTGTGACCCAGTTCATAAAAACGTACCAGtgattattgattgattgattgctttgtttatttattcatgtatctattctgtttatttattcatatattcatttgtattttttgcatttattcaTTCGTTTATTGAGTTATTTccttattattaaagttaaaaGGGATAAGAAGCTCACTAAGATCATGCTAAAcagcaaaaatatacaataaaaacaaaataaaaagcgACATTTAAACAGCACTCAAAACAATATTAAGGTGGTTGCCGTTTTGTCCAATCTTTGCCAATAAAAATGACGACCACTGTCTCCCAGTATATATTTAGATCCTTCATACctttcaaaatgtatttttttaagaaTATCCTTATGTTCTTAATTGATCAGGTATAGGTGCATTCATGCTTCCTAAACTTCAGAATTTCtcataaatagctcatttatgTTGTTAATCTACGTTTCAGTGCAAGAAATCAGAGTCAAATACGTCAATTCGATCAACCcaattaaaatcagatgtggCGTTGATGACTTCGTCTGCGATCTGTCGGATAAAATCCTGGAAAATCTAAACGATTTCCCCCTCTCAAGCGACGACCGTGAACGTATAAGAGCCGAGGGTAGTGAAATACAACTATTTTTCCCTTCGTCGGATGGTGGTTTAGAACCTCTTGACCCCATGCATCAGGTTTCGAGGCTGCCAAAGAAGTATGTGATGTTCGATGTTAGGACACAGGAGATGAAGGACAAGGGAAATGGTAATTGGGTGTAGAATTGTTGAGTTTGCATAACATTGACGAAAGTACACTATGCAAATAGTTAGCATTCGGGAGCACATTTCATTTTAATCCTAAAAACGCAAGCTGGTTAATTTACTGCTCGGCTATCCTCCTTTTTATCATATAGTTTTCTCAACCTGTATGGCGATttgctgtttattttttctcaacgcatttcaatattatttataaAGGTTATATTTGCATGCTGTCCTTCTATCATTGTGTTATCTATCTGTTACCTATCAAACGGGAATATTAAAACAATGGTCACTTCCTGCCTTATACAATAAAGCCTTCAGAATATTGTACGATTTTAAAAAGCAAATAGACTTTTTCCAGAAGTTTTCATCTTGTCATACCTCACGGttggtaaacaaataaattggaTTACATCTCAAAGATCATTTGTTAATGATAAATGGCATGTATAACTCTATGTTAAATCATTctaccatgtttttttttaaccgACAGCCATAAAATTGTATGTACGGCATCAGAATTCCAGATGCGCCGAGGTGATCGTTTGCTGGGAAAACGACACAGTACTAGATGTAATCAAGGATATAAAGAGTGACATCACACGGTTTGGATTGTCAATGGACGATGTGAGGGAATTGGATGACCAAGATAAGGTTATGGTATTGGTCAAACCAGGACAGAAAACCGGTGACGTGGCAGTTGCTATGGAACCATATGATTCAGTCAGTTCTTTGAAAGACCAGGTGGTAGTATTTCGAATGGAAGATAAAGAAGTAAAACAAGTAACAATAGGTAAGTTCAATAGAATGTGGAATGACAATTTTTCCTAGAATTATAATTGGATTCATAAATTCATCGTTTTATCTGTTGCTTTTATTGCTAAAGGATccatgatttatttatttattgatttatttatttatttatttatttatttatttatttatttatagacGAGATTGAAAAATTCTGTGTTGGTCAAACCATTGCTTTCTTTGGAGCACCCGGGCATGGGAAATCGTCAACAATCAACACAATAGGAGAGGTAATATTAAACGTTACTACTTTAAGAAAACAAATAGGGTAAACTTGCCAGATAAAATCAATCAAATGCTACATAACTATGAGTGGATATTTATTCTAGAAATAGCAGCCATAACGGTAACAtttgatgttgataaatatcaCTTTAGAATTTCGATTTAAGGCCGATACAAAACTTCAACATGAGGAATATAGTGACATAAAAATAGTACAAACAAAATAGTTACAAACATTCCCCTGACATAATTATATGATTATCAAGATGTCATCATGTAGAAAGGGATTTCACACTTATCGATGTCGATCTAATGTGTGATCCACAGGTGATACCTGGTGTTGAAACACCACTAGCTGATATATGGAAGGGAACAGCCGCAGGCACAATTGTCATTTCCTCACTTCCAGTCGAAGTAGGGACCCACACTTTTAATCTGCTTGATGTCCCTGGCAACGGTCTTCCTCAATACGAGTCACCGAGTGACGAGAAGAAGGCCCGTGACGTCATCCGATGGATACTGCAGGGGTCCTTTCCAAAAGACACCAAGCCTGACTTTTGGACATCAAAGAACATCCTAGGAGCATGGCTCAAGtacatgaaaagtgaaagcagTGGACGAGTTGACATCGTAGTGATAGTCCATAATGCTAGTGCTTATTCTCCAGACAAGTTGAACAATCTGGTTGTGGCTGAAGCACGACAACAGAGAGGTAAGGGCAACACATGGGATGTTAACTCATGCAGTATCCATTTTTCGACAATTTCTTTTGACCCCTTTTTTAAGATTGCACATTAAGCATGTGCCGACTGTTGCCTAAGAGTACAAGCTGGCTTGAATAAATTTTTCATATACTCGAAAAGCTACAAAGAAAACTTTTGCCTGAAATAATCACAGTATGTTAAATATTATGTACAAAAGTATGATGAATTACTGTTAGTGGTAACCACGAAAAATGACAAATCACGATGGCCATATTACCTCCAAATGATCGCTTACTCAAGCTGTTAATCCGCACActtctgataaaatgtgaaattgaccgtcaaatgataaaaattgtctTCAATTTTATATCTATCTTTTGGTTTTACAGGAAATGGCATTCCTGTTATGGCTGTGATCACGCACGTTGATGAATTGAAAGACGACGCTGAACTCAAAGAGAAGGTCACTGAACTTTCAGACATCACCGGCATTGACGAATCATTCATTTTTCCTATTTCAAATCTATCAGGTAAAGGGTCTTACCTCAGGGGATCAGAAAGAGATAACTATGTCTTGACTATGCTTAAACAAATGTTAGCAAGGTCTAAGAGATATAAATCACAAACATAACTATTTTGGTACCATTGCTTATATTGGTGTATTTTGTCCACAAACGTAAACATAATTACTTTCTCAGAGGGTTTTAGACTTCTGTTTGCCTAGCCTATTTCAGGTAAGCTATGTTGCAATATCAAAGACTCTTCAGAATGGATGTCCCAACATTGACCACTTTTATATAAACCTTTGTGACATGTTTTCTATACTGGgctgtttgttttctttctgcttttattttgaaattaattcgTATATAAATTATCGTTTGTAGTTTACAAAGCAATAAATAATACCTGTACTTGTAAATTCATTTTATACTGCAAAATGTTAGTAAAAAACATATTAGTCAGATTTTTTTGCTGTTCTACTGATTGTAACCAACACACATTTTTAGCAAAGACTTGTTAAGCGTGTCTTCTTATGACAAATTTGTTGTGGACGACAATAAAGTGGTACCAATTTTCGCTGTTTGAATAAGAGTATGACTGTCATTTCTCACGGATCGAGTCGACAATCAGCTGAACACATCAACTGTTAACATGTAAATGATTATTTAAAGCGATAGGGGTCGTCACAACTGCagtcaaaggtcatatgggaAAATACAAAGTAAATACTGCATCCAAGTTACGTAGGCGATTAATGAAATTTAACACATGTCTACCATGATGTACATGTTGCAGCGTTTTGACGTGATGCTTCTACATGCTGTTGTCGAATCCAAACCGACTCAGTTCCGAAGACTCCCCTTTGTGTCAATATGCTTTTGTAGAGACTGCAACAAGCATATTGACGATGGGAAAATACAGATTTTAGGCTGATGTGTAAAAGTGACCGATcgcaaaaacatttcatttcttttaatATAAAGATAACACTGTTGTTTAAATCTTAACTAATTATTTTGATAGTTGTTCCTTCGCACCTTTTAGTAAAACTCAAAATATGATATGTTCTTTGCAAAGGGTCATAGGTCATCCAGGGATAACTTGTTCATTTCTGTCTGTTTCTTAACATGGACTTTGTCGTTGACATAACCTGTCGTAGAGAAGTGACATATACACTACTTTGAAAATGATGTTCGGAATACTAGTATTATAAATTACGATGGAGAACATAAAATCgcaaatttcttcaaaataatATAATGCCGAGTTCAGTACCAAGTCCATTGTGCACTGCTGAGTGACTTTGTGTACAGCCGTGGCGATTCATTGGATATTGCAGGCTAACTGGTACCACCGGGAGATCACTGTAATATGACatccttcaaaaaatatttgtcGCAGATAAGCCGGCCTTTTTTCAAGAAATTGTTAACACGAACATGCTGTGatttgattgtaaattgaatgtACAGGGCTTACAGGCAAGacttgccacttcgatgcctggtatgcatgtttttttacacacactaaacgttttcatatcattaacaggaaggaacctaatgactggtctggtcgtaaagacattaatttgcacccaagactggtgatagtaatctgtctcaaggcctacatgtcagatatatttcggtgtcggttttctgttgtttatcctgtacaaacaatccagtcattaggttccttcctgttaatgatatgaaaacgtttagtgtgtgtaaaaaaacatgcataccaggcatcgaaaTGGCAAGTCTTGCCTGTAAGCCCTGTATGTTATCGTTAAGTACGCTTGCGTGTCGAACTGACCAGGCAAAATTAATCCATACTGTATGTGCAGCTAGTGTGTTCTTTTACCATGACAACAAGCCATGGAGAGGTGATATTAGTCTCACATGACTTCACACAAATGCATCTTGCCTCACAGGTACACATTTGCCCTCGGTCTACACTTTTGAGAGGGGCTTCCGCTCAATATGTCACATAGGTCAACTAGCATATGGCCGCCTTGAATAGTCTGAGTAGTGTGAAGGTGCAGTGTTCGTTACTTGTTAGGCTTCACAAGTCTCAATCGTCgccattttgccattttgtttaaTACTTGACATTCTTTAATATATGTACATGAAGTTGCACAACAGGGACTGCATGCTATGAAGTATCAAACATGGAAGCAAAGGCACTATAGTGATGACTTACAtaaatgtgaatttttgaaCTTCGTATAATGAAAATGTCCGATCGCTGCTTTACTTATTCATTTACATACTTATTAATTTGGGTTTATTTTTTGCGTGTTTTATTGGTCGGTTGGTTGGCTGATTCTTTCGCTCTTCAAAATCAACCCAGCCTCATATGGAAGTTTGTCTTTGTCAGCAAACGAACACGTGTCTCACAGTATACACTATGTCGAGATAGAGTTAACGTGTATACGTAATCCAAATCATTGATAGCTGAAACGAAAGGCGACTCTACTCAGACAAATAATGCCTAATGCATAGAATTTGAGGTCAGTTCGACGAAAAACTTGTTTTTCTGCCAACACTTGAAACTCTTATGACCTGTAACCTTTAGCCATTCAAAGCAAATTTTTGATACGTACATCAGTCAGCCCCGGCTGTCCTGAATTGCCCGAGTGTTGTGCAGGTGCACATGTCGTTGTTAACGGGAGCTTATAAGAGTAAATGGACGCCATATTGTTTAGCATTTTTCACTCTTTCAACGTAATTGTAAAACTGACTGCACTGTACTGCGCTGTAAATCTACGCCATTTTGCTCACATGTAGATTACTTACTTATAAGCCCGGGGATTAAGTTGAGCTGTTTTGACTGTCTTCACTACTgaggtgactgggtgccataTTGTGAGTTGGAATCTCATCTATAATCTACTGAATTTCCATTCCCTAACGTATTGCACAACATGGACTACATGATATGTATCGTTAAATATTGTATATATGGTGTTCAACGTCGTGTGGGGAAGGGACATGCCCATGTTCATACACAcgtttatatatttattgatttatttaaaaTACGAAATTAGGGCTCATTCGGATCTAAAGATTTTAATAATTACTTATTTTTACTCATAATTCATTACAAGTGAGGAAACGATAGCTAAATATATCGAATCGTTTCAATTTGCTGACACAGAAAAAGTTCACTTGCACACCTAAGTACATGACTTTTTTTCTTTGCGTCTCTTGGTCATAGATTAGGTTAGGTATTTTGGTATGTAAGTACACTCCAGGATGTCTAAATGATAATTTAAACCATGTGGGGAATAAATGGTATCATCAGTGAATGGTTATACTATGCTTAcaaaaaaaggagaaaattgCAACATAAACACGCTATGTTCGTTTCCATAGTAACGATGCGAAGCAAAGGAAACATAGCAAATTTTTAAACTCGGATCCGGTCGATTGAACGCAGTTTAGGGGGTTAACTCACACGAAGGGTCATCTTTGACAACACTTGACCCAGAAAGGGTCAGTCGTCTGAGTTAGATCACCGAAGGGAAAATGCCTCTGAAAGGTTGACCACTTTGCGTTGACTAGAGGGACTGAGTTAACCAGGATAATCTTCTGAATACATTAACAGGTACGTTATCATTTTAATACTATGACTCGTCCCAAAATAGTTGCATATCTATAAGGCGATGTGGTGAAACTTAAGACGATTATGGCTTACGTTTGCTAATCGTCAACTTTGCAGGACAAGTGAGACGGGTGCTTATTTCTCAGATACTTTTCATGCAAAAGAAGTGTGCGGTTGAAATTACACCTTGATTACATTGTACATTGGGACATCGACTGCCCAGCAGGACGCATATTTGGATCTATCATTTTAAATTCTCGGATGGAAAAGTAGTGGGTTGGATCATTGATCATGTGTGATATTTACCACTCTTTAATTAATTGTCATATAATCACTATCCACGCCTTTCATTTCAAGGGAATTTCAAGTATCACACTGTATAAAAATTGGTTCTAATGACGGTTTTACTTTCGCTTGTATTCAAATTCAGTCTATTCTAAAGCAGGCTATTCGCAAACGTCGTCTGTTGCACTGTACTTTCAATATTCGTATGCCATGAAAatctgcatatttaattacagaaacatatttttgtatatttatgaCTGGCAGAGatgactttgaaaattttcgGCGAACAAACGAACATCTACTGCATTTTTAAAACCTTCTTTCCAGTTCACGTTGTACTTATAACTTCACGATCGGTTTACTTTCACTTTCCACTTTCTCACGTCATACAGTGACAACTTTGACACAAGTTAAATTTCTATGCAAAACATAATTGCTCCTGTACGTCCTTGGAAGAGCATTCCCTATTCAAAGCGTAAGAATATTCCAAAGACTGTAATTGCCATGTTTTCGTAGCAAAAGCGTAGCACTGTATGATAAATGTCTTTctgatgaaaatacaattgaTAAAAGTATGTTGCGATAATTTTATGACTGTCATCAATATTATGCTCATGTTGGCTGACCATACTAATTAATCTCATGTATATGATGAATTAAGTTTCGATATACCCCGGCAGGGACTGCTACAAATAAGAAAAACGGTTGATTATAAGCCAGATTATAAAAGTGGCCGCGTGAAGCAACATGATTGCATTTTCCTTCTCACATTTACTAAATTATTAAACAAtaatattctgttttgatagtTGTATTCTTTCCAAGTGATCGCATTTTAGTGAAATCACAACATGATGTGCTCTGTGGGatagggtcataggtcatccAACGATAACTGGTTTCATTCTGTGCTTTATATAAATAATTCCACGAGAGAACCTGGAAATTTtattaaagccgcaattttcaatcctaggttctcgcattagtgaagttctcctcccagtcaaacgcttggccagtactgtttgatttctgtaacattaattacacaaactgatcccAACCTTTTGGCAcgttttgctaatcctgcaaacagagtttatacaagcgtttgattgacggtcggttcaaatcgccaacggtcattgattccccaccaccaacgctcgaatttcctaaaacaaTCGTTTTCgagtcgcgttagaatttgaatataaccacagagttcgatcggcagcagctgcgcgatgaccgcttggcagtctgtctgcgttttttgCGGCCGGAAAAAAGTGGCATTTCTGGAGCGTATGCCCGCGTGTTGCGGGAAGggtaaagggaggctccgcctttagtAGGACCATGCAATGCGATGCGAACGAAACAACAAAATTTCTTCGAATTCATATAAAGCCAGGTACGCAATATGTAGGACATCGAAGTCCATTGCGCACTTCGATTCTGAATGGCTTTGCTTACATTGGCGATTCTCTTGATACACTGTTGCCAAATAAGTGACCACAGATAAGTCACTATATTCTTAAGACAAAATAAATCCCGCAGATAAGCCCCCATTTGCCACATTTGTGCGTTCAATAATTCCTTTAAATTTTAGAATTTATGATTCCACATATTATACGAAGAGtaaatggtgaagtaatgtcgatttaatctacaatgttatctcatctgctcttctttttatattacacacttgtttttatgagtaatttgcgatattgcaacattcagctatatggcacctaacacttttgagaaatttgcaaaatataaaaatccaattatcccaaattagttccaatcgtgttgtaagCAAAAGTTACCAGTCTATtgagaaaacaataaaatctgtgtCAATTTACTTAGTGGTGTTAATTCTTTACACGCTCAACTGTGCATCTTGCACCTGCCCTTAAAATCTATGGTTAACATATTTTCACTTTCATTATTTTACCACGGATAGTTGATACAATAAAACGTTCATAACTTTATGATCTTTTTATTCTATTTAATGTGTCTGCGAAAACTAATTTTAAATCAAAAGCTCGTTTTGAGTATATAGCTGGCCCAGCTCTCCAAATTACTCACAATCTGGAGTTAGCTTGCATATACTGGTACAAATTCATCACAGGTTGAAGCGAAGTAAAAGTCAGTAATGTTTGCTTTGTATATAACAGCTTGTCACTTTCTGCCACGTGCAACAAGTGAAACTCTCATAAACAATAACCTTTAATCGTTAAGAACTGTTCTGTAGGTCAATCAGTCTGTGGCAGTCTGGACTTGTCTGAATAGTCATAAGTGCAGTAGATTTTGTGTAAGAGTGTCTTACAAGAGTAAATTGACGACAtagtgtttgttattttccgTTCCTTCTGTGTAATAAACAACATAGAACGCACTCTATTCATTTTCTTACGTTACACATATCGCCTACAGACTCGGTTGAATATAGCAAAAAAACCCCTCAGTATCCGAGTTTAGCTTGAACGTAGCAGACATGACATGATCGCAACATGATCGCAACATTCCTCCTGTTTTTAAAAGCAAGTAGGCATGAACGTCATAGAAAGGTTTTTAACACGTATCCAGGCATACATATAGCAGGTATTAAtaacaaatatacaaacattAAGTTCTCTGTGTCATATTACAAGTGCATCTATCTCACATCCTATTGAGGGCACACGCATGCATACTACAGACTGCACACACCTTATTTCATGATGATTTTATATATAAAGTACAAATCCTGTAACAAGCACTACTATACCTGCTAATCCTTTGGAACGCAATCgattttgaaccttatggacAATAAAATTAAggaatttcaaataaagcttataatatatattttatataatgtTAAGCAGTAAGTTTTTTTGTAAAGTCAAGGCTTATGTAACATTTCTTTATCAACTAGTATTTGGTATTTGGTTCTTGAAAGTTCTCAAAacgttgaatatttttttcagagagTCTTCGTCAATAAACTCAAAAATGTAAGGTATGATCCCAGAATACACAGCGTGGAGGTGCGACGTGGAATCTTTTTATGGTGATCAATGACTGAAACGAAACGAAAGTAAAGTCTACTCAGTTATATAATGCGTACTTCGTAGAACTGTTTGTCAGTTGGAGGTAATGTTTGTATCCTGTTGCCATTTGAAACTCTCATGAAGTGTTACCATAGATACACTCAATAGAAATGTCTGGTATATGGGTCAATCCGTCCTATGCTGTCTGGACTTGTCTGGGTAGATTGCGGTCGCAGTTGTTGTTTTGTATAAGAGCTTTACAAGAGTATATCGACGCCatattgtttaatattttccgTTCCTCCCGTGTGTGACTAAAAAACATTGGCAGCATAGTATTGGTCCGTGgactggaggggcccaccgtgcacctcctctcccataaacctactacatgggtattttttttgttctttgggatctgctgaactagaaaaaagatgttaacattggatattttgggatgcactacctgtctgcactggtttttgatttgtatgtactgcaaaaaatggcgaaaaatgggtaggagTAGGGgttagggggtactatatcctcccctaaattgagtaaactagcatgaaatagcacaaaccttacatttttgaaaagctcAGATACTGTTCTTTTGaggaacaccaactttagcaaaattgattTGTGTTCATAGAATGGAAAACGAATCGAAAGTAAAGTCTACTCTGACATATAATGCGTACTTCGTAGAACTTTGTCAGTTGGAGGAAATGTTTGTATTCTGTTGCAATTTAAAACTCTCATGAAGTGTTACCATATATACACTAAATAGAAATGTCTGGTATATGGGTTAATCCGTCCTACGCTGTCTGGACTTGTCTGGGTAGATTGCGGTCGCAGTTGCTGTTGTGTATTAGAGCTTCACAAGAGTAAATCGACgccattttgtgtaaaattttctgTTCCTCCCATATGTAATTAAACAACATTGACGACACAGTATGTACTGTCAAACGTTTCATCTTTCTTCCTCTCTGTGCCGACTGATTAATATACGTTTCACGTCATTGCCTAATAATGGTCAGATTTGTtcctttttaaagattttaagTTTTTCCAGCCTTGTTTGGGAAATGATTTGTACAGCCAAATTTCAATGACTGTCATTTAAAAGATTGTCTTTACACATATCAAGACATA belongs to Ptychodera flava strain L36383 chromosome 17, AS_Pfla_20210202, whole genome shotgun sequence and includes:
- the LOC139115436 gene encoding uncharacterized protein; the encoded protein is MASGKITIHVRNSRGGNALPLQCNEDDTISALAANLQKNATLFDIHPDDIKLNTLEIYQNLPNNKKKKVEFFEGVTTLSDHGYLVEFDHHPLEMQEIRVKYVNSINPIKIRCGVDDFVCDLSDKILENLNDFPLSSDDRERIRAEGSEIQLFFPSSDGGLEPLDPMHQVSRLPKKYVMFDVRTQEMKDKGNAIKLYVRHQNSRCAEVIVCWENDTVLDVIKDIKSDITRFGLSMDDVRELDDQDKVMVLVKPGQKTGDVAVAMEPYDSVSSLKDQVVVFRMEDKEVKQVTIDEIEKFCVGQTIAFFGAPGHGKSSTINTIGEVIPGVETPLADIWKGTAAGTIVISSLPVEVGTHTFNLLDVPGNGLPQYESPSDEKKARDVIRWILQGSFPKDTKPDFWTSKNILGAWLKYMKSESSGRVDIVVIVHNASAYSPDKLNNLVVAEARQQRGNGIPVMAVITHVDELKDDAELKEKVTELSDITGIDESFIFPISNLSGKGSYLRGSERDNYVLTMLKQMLARSKRYKSQT